A stretch of the Microtus ochrogaster isolate Prairie Vole_2 chromosome X, MicOch1.0, whole genome shotgun sequence genome encodes the following:
- the LOC101987052 gene encoding gap junction alpha-6 protein-like, whose amino-acid sequence MGNWSALAKLLKKVQPYAPTEGKVWLRVLFIFRILLLGTAVESAWSDEQLKFRCNTRQPGCENICYDQAFPISHVRLWVLQIIFVSVPTLLYLAHMFYETRQNQNLKKLEKELGVVHVNGAYVEAHLEQTEEKKFESGSEEHAKMGRKGRLLLTYMLSIVFKSVFEVAFILIQWYIYGFTLRAVYICEQAPCPHQVDCFVSRPTEKTIFILFMLVVSLVSLALNILELSYVLYKVIKNYVRKEDEVYYGMADLQSLSHASPSNVLTTAFSEDQVVLEEHYRLWCVTESGGGRQADSVFSGLHSAFSSP is encoded by the coding sequence ATGGGCAACTGGAGTGCCTTAGCCAAGCTTCTAAAAAAGGTTCAGCCCTACGCCCCGACTGAAGGAAAGGTATGGCTCAGGGTCCTTTTCATCTTCCGCATCCTGCTCCTGGGGACCGCCGTTGAGTCAGCCTGGAGTGATGAGCAGCTGAAGTTCCGTTGCAACACTCGGCAGCCTGGCTGTGAAAACATCTGCTACGACCAAGCTTTCCCCATCTCTCACGTGCGCCTCTGGGTCCTCCAGATCATCTTCGTGTCTGTGCCCACACTCTTATACCTGGCACACATGTTCTATGAGACCCGGCAGAACCAGAACCTGAAGAAGCTAGAGAAGGAGCTTGGAGTTGTTCATGTTAATGGTGCCTACGTGGAAGCACACTTAGAGCAAACTGAAGAGAAGAAGTTCGAGAGTGGCAGTGAAGAACACGCTAAGATGGGAAGGAAAGGCCGGTTGCTGCTAACCTACATGCTCAGTATCGTCTTCAAGTCTGTCTTTGAGGTGGCCTTCATACTGATCCAGTGGTACATTTATGGATTTACCCTGAGGGCAGTTTACATTTGTGAGCAAGCTCCTTGCCCACATCAGGTGGACTGCTTCGTCTCTCGCCCCACAGAAAAAACCATCTTCATCCTCTTCATGCTGGTGGTGTCCCTGGTGTCTTTGGCCTTGAATATCCTTGAGCTGTCCTATGTCCTATATAAGGTCATTAAGAATTATGTGAGAAAGGAGGATGAGGTTTACTATGGTATGGCTGATCTCCAGAGCCTTTCCCATGCCTCCCCATCAAATGTTCTCACTACTGCGTTTTCTGAGGATCAGGTGGTTCTTGAGGAACATTATCGGTTATGGTGTGTAACAGAGTCAGGTgggggaaggcaggcagacagtgTCTTTTCTGGCCTGCACTCAGCCTTTTCTTCACCCTGA